In Desulfobotulus pelophilus, one DNA window encodes the following:
- the prfB gene encoding peptide chain release factor 2 (programmed frameshift), which translates to MSAELKQRTKDQRAQLLQLRGVFDLEHLRYRLSEIESIIAHKGFWDNPEAARPILQERTFLSGKLESYQKIEGAINDAEMLLEMAVEEGDEETIKDVAMQMDDVEESLGDLSLKLMLDGEDDSATAIMSINAGAGGTEAQDWAEMLFRMYTRWVERKGFSMQMVDYQPGDEAGIKGVTFTVSGEFAFGYLKTESGVHRLVRISPFNANGKRQTSFASVFVYPEVNQEIEIDIEDKDLRVDVFRASGAGGQHVNKTSSAIRITHLPTGIVVSCQQEKSQHRNREMAMKVLQSRLYQLEKQKQDEKMQEMHDSKGEIAWGSQIRSYVLHPYQMIKDHRTNHETGNSQAVLDGSLDGFIQAELLRRSHAKGKA; encoded by the exons ATGTCCGCAGAACTGAAGCAGCGCACAAAGGATCAGCGCGCCCAACTCCTTCAGTTA AGGGGTGTCTTTGACCTCGAACACCTCCGCTACCGTTTGAGTGAAATTGAATCCATCATCGCCCATAAAGGATTTTGGGACAACCCGGAAGCAGCCAGACCCATTCTTCAGGAACGCACCTTCCTATCAGGAAAACTGGAAAGCTATCAAAAAATAGAAGGCGCTATTAATGATGCGGAAATGCTTCTGGAAATGGCTGTGGAAGAAGGAGACGAAGAAACCATTAAAGATGTGGCCATGCAAATGGATGATGTGGAAGAAAGCCTTGGCGATCTTTCCTTAAAGCTGATGCTGGACGGAGAAGATGACTCCGCCACAGCCATCATGTCCATCAATGCCGGTGCCGGAGGAACGGAGGCTCAGGACTGGGCGGAAATGCTGTTCCGTATGTACACCCGCTGGGTGGAGCGCAAAGGCTTTTCCATGCAGATGGTGGATTACCAGCCCGGAGATGAGGCAGGCATTAAAGGTGTCACCTTTACCGTGAGCGGAGAATTTGCCTTCGGCTATCTCAAAACCGAATCCGGAGTCCACAGACTGGTACGCATCTCCCCTTTTAACGCCAACGGTAAAAGACAGACATCCTTTGCCTCCGTTTTTGTTTACCCTGAAGTGAATCAGGAAATCGAAATCGATATCGAAGATAAGGATCTGCGGGTTGACGTCTTCCGGGCTTCGGGTGCCGGCGGTCAGCATGTGAACAAAACCAGCTCCGCCATCCGCATCACCCACCTGCCCACAGGCATTGTGGTTTCCTGCCAGCAGGAAAAATCCCAGCACAGAAACCGGGAAATGGCCATGAAGGTTCTGCAGTCCCGCCTGTATCAACTGGAAAAACAGAAGCAGGATGAAAAAATGCAGGAAATGCATGACAGCAAAGGAGAAATTGCCTGGGGATCCCAGATACGCTCCTATGTGCTCCATCCTTACCAGATGATCAAGGATCACAGAACCAACCACGAGACAGGCAACAGCCAAGCCGTGTTGGACGGTTCTCTGGACGGCTTCATCCAGGCGGAACTGCTCCGCAGGAGCCATGCAAAGGGCAAGGCATGA